In the Nothobranchius furzeri strain GRZ-AD chromosome 15, NfurGRZ-RIMD1, whole genome shotgun sequence genome, one interval contains:
- the LOC129154136 gene encoding uncharacterized protein isoform X1 — translation MLDLSAYGSSIQALKEQAQSCRDLKANESRLRDINKVASELESEGLMAEEAPMVQAQQQEHLGSAPGKVHVVLRLHQNQTWCFCYHSFVCLFVYRMKPTLTRRHPGR, via the exons ATGttggacctgtcggcttacggcagcagcatccaggccctgaaggagcaggcccagtcctgcagg gacctgaaggccaacgagtcccgcctgagggacatcaacaaggtggcatctgaactggagtcagaaggtctgatggctgaggaggctcctatggttcaggctcag caacaagaacatctgggttctgctcctggaaaggtgcatgttgtcctccgcctccaccagaaccagacgtggtgtttttgttaccactcatttgtttgtttgtttgtttacaggatgaagccgactctaacacggcgtcaccctggaaggtga
- the LOC129154136 gene encoding spectrin alpha chain, non-erythrocytic 1-like isoform X2: MLDLSAYGSSIQALKEQAQSCRDLKANESRLRDINKVASELESEGLMAEEAPMVQAQQQEHLGSAPGKDEADSNTASPWKTVRLGVQMTANFNSIKVRGSSSLPV; encoded by the exons ATGttggacctgtcggcttacggcagcagcatccaggccctgaaggagcaggcccagtcctgcagg gacctgaaggccaacgagtcccgcctgagggacatcaacaaggtggcatctgaactggagtcagaaggtctgatggctgaggaggctcctatggttcaggctcag caacaagaacatctgggttctgctcctggaaag gatgaagccgactctaacacggcgtcaccctggaag accgtacggttgggcgttcagatgacggctaactttaattccatcaaggtaagaggaagctcttcccttcctgtctga